Within Leishmania infantum JPCM5 genome chromosome 35, the genomic segment ATTGCTGAGTGTGACGCGGTGCTAGGCCGGATGTCCCTGGAGCTTGAGCAGCTGATCCAGGAAAACGCGCAGCTGAAGCACAAGCTGCGTATGACAGCCGAGCCTGActgacggcagcagcgaaacTGTCGCTTGTGTGGGTGGCAAGTAAAGTTCTGCTGCGTCTTCTCCGCCCCAGCACTATGTGAGGCGTACGCGAGTGCTTTCGCACGTTTCCTACAACTATGAGCCACGTGGAAAACCAGCAAAGGCGCAAGGCCGTCAACAACGCTGCCTTCGAGGGGAATGCCAGACTCCACTCAGCCATCCGCTGCACTCCTGCTCGACGTGGACAGCCAGTCTCCATTCTTGAGCGCTCAGCAGCTACCCTCATCAACCTGAACATGAGCttctgcatgtgtgcctgtgtaTGGACGCTGCAGCATGTCTCCCGTCGCGAAGCTTCCTTGGATGTCCGTGAATCCCTCCAGAGGATGATGGACTCAAAATGGTAGattcatttttttttcatctCTGCGATCCCCCGTCTGTCTCTACTCCACCGACGCATATCTTACTTCGGTGgattttttgtttttttctttgcgtgcgtgtggggggggggacttGGCGCGCGCCCCTCTTCTGCTTTGCCTCTTTCGCATATACTCGTTTACCTTCCACTGTGTGACGTGAATGTGCTGTGTGCACCACATGCGGTAATGGACGATGCTGCCCAGTAGGACCAgcacctcttttttttttcgcattTCTTCACCGCGGCGATGGCCTCTGAAGAGCAGCCTCGATGGACGCGGCTACCGATCCGGACGCGTCCGCATCGGAACCCGCTCGCCGAGAATGACGACGAGCACCCGGAGTGCCCGGCACAGTTCGAGAAGCGCTTCTCGGAGTTCTACCCTGGTATGGCCAACCCAGTAGTTGAGTTCGTCGATGTCGGTTGCGCATTCGGGGGCATGCTCTTctcgctggcggcggtgttcCCCACAACGTGCATGATGGGGCTCGAGATTCGGCCTAAGGTGGTCAGCTTTGCACAGGAGAAGGcactggcgctgcgccaggaGAACGCGGCGTCCTTGACGCAGCACTATCGCAATGTCTGGTTCGAGCAAATGAATGTGATGAAGTTTGGGTCCAACTGCTTTACGAAAGGCCAGCTGTCTCGTCTGTTCTTCTGTTACCCGGACCCGCACTGGAAGCGCAAGAacatccgccgccgcatcatTTCACCGGGCTTGGTGCAAGAGTACGCGTACTGGCTGCGCCACGGTGGTCTAGTGTACACCGTCTCGGATGTAGCTGAGCTGGAAGAGTGGATGGTACGGTGTCTCGACGACTCGCCACTGTTTCGCCGTTTGGCGGAGGCCGAGCTCAGAACGCCCGAGCATAAACAGGTCCTCGATATTGTGACCGGTGCCAGCGAGGATGCAcagcgcacggcgcgcaAGGGCCTGCAGAAACACTTCGCCGTGCACATGCGCATCTGAGCTGGCATTCAACTccagcgtgtgtgtccgtgccTGTATGTGCGGGTTGTGTTGAACTGTGGTATGTTTTCCGTCGAGTAAGAGGATAATCGGTTTTTGCATTCATAAGCGTGGCTGCCGTTCCGATCTGCTGCACAGGTCGAGCAAGGCCCCCTCCGAGCAGCTGTACCTACACAAACGACCGCCCGTGAGTCTTAGCAGTTGGTTATCTCTGTAAAAGATCCCCTGCtttggggtgggtgggtgggtgctcACCATGCGCAAAAGCCGCGTAAAGAGTGGTGCCTGAACCAGCTCTAACGCTTCCGTTTAGCTTCTTCTGCGCACGCCTTCCTGTGCCGAGCAGATGATGTGTTAGCGGCCTCTCCACTCCGcctacccacccacacacgcgatGCCGCCCACTCTTCCCACTCAtacgcctccgcctccgcgctaCCACCGTACGGTGCCTTTTTCTCCCCATTCCCGACTGTTGTGTTGCGCGCCATCGGTTCTCTTCTGCCACACGCAGTCtatcttctctttttctgtgGCTCTGTTCGCCTGCCGGCTCCCTTCTATTCTGCCTTCTTGATTCCTTGTGATTCTTTTCCATTTTCCGCCGCCAATCGTGATGCACCAACAcctgccacacacacgcatatacaTGTATACGTACACCCCATGTCAGCTGCCTTGCCAGAACCCACTCAAGAGGCAATGGCCCCGGCGTCTGCGCTCCTGTTTCGCGCGTAGTTGTgccaacgaaaaaaaaaagaagcccGCGCCTCCACAGCCCCGACTTGAAATCACCTGTTCTTTGTGACGTCTCTCCTTTCTCGTGGCATGAAAGCACGTgccatgtgcgtgtgcccgtcTGTAGGCACTTTACTGAGCAAAGGAGTCGCGGAGTCAAAGGATGATGGGTAGCGGAAAGGTGGTGAAACGGCTTGTCGGTCCGCGGAGATGCTTCCGAAATGTCGTGAAGAAGGGGTCTCGGAGGTTGGGTCGTTCGGCGGCTGTTCCCCGGAGCCCCCTCCATTTCTCCCCGCGCTCTCTCGCAGGGATGCGGTCGTGTGTACTGGTGCCTCGTACACTCCCCTTGTTTTAGTCTGCTATCCTCGTTCGCATGTGCCCCTCTCTAACACCCTTTTCTTCTGCTTGCATGGgcacccccgcccctctAATAACATGGAGGTGAGGCACATCGAAATGGCGTACCCTGAAGACGTGGTGTTGGGGGTGGGCACTCCTGAGGACTCGtctattttttttctccttcccACTCGGCCCTTTGTTGCGTGCCGCAGAATGCGGTGACAAGTTCCTGCTGAACTGCTGTTTTCCGCTGcgtctttttgttgtttttgtttttcgtggCGGTGGTATGTGTCTATCCTGTCCGCTGCCTTCCGCATCACCTGATggatgctgcgccgcctccctgtCTGCGGTGGTACGCTGTCTGCTATTGTGCCGAGTGTTTCGTTTTTGCTTAGTCGCCTGTGACTCGCTCTTGCcaccctttttctttgtgctcCCCTTGAATTTTCAGCAGTGAGGCAGTTGGCGATGATTCCTTGATTTCCCTCGCATCATATTTTCTCGGGCTCGAACGTAGCGGTCGAACCTAGTCGCAAACGCACCGGCTTTTTGACCgagtgtgtgtttgtttgtgtgtgcccgcAAACAATGATCAGACGCTGCCCAGTGTGCGGCACGGCTGGCACCTCTCTCACGAGGCCGCGTAATGTTCGGAATCCTGTGAATAttctttgtgtgtatgctACTAGCATATCCCCCAGCTTCGTGTGCAGTGACGTGCCGGAGACTCTGCGGGAAAGGATGTGTATTTTTATTCTTCCCCATTGCGTGCCACTGAGTTCAGTCTCTCCCACCAACCAAAATGGTCCGTGCTTCGCCACGTAAAGCTCTGTAGCAAAATGCGGCTGTCGCTTCAAGGAGCGCCAAAGACGTATGCGCGGGCACCGCCGACAAAAATCCCGGGTGAGaacccctccctctcttctccccccccctcgctgGGCAGAACAACCGACGCCCGTGTACTTGCTCTGTATACTGAGCCGTGAGTGTGGCCAACTCTTTCCTTGATCCTCCTCTTGTGTTCAGGGCTCGAAAAGCGCAGATCAATGGCCAGCACTCGCGCCGTCAGGCCAGCGTATTACCAAATCGTTATCCTTCAATCTTTTTCGTACCCCATTTCAAGTGTGAATGCACCtcttcgcgctgctgctgctgctgctgtcgttggTCATCGGGCTGATGCTCGCTGTGCCAGGACGAGGTGCTCGCAAGTGCTTCGTCACAGACGCAGCCCCGGCCGTTCCGTTTGGGCTTGAGCTGTGCTACATGCACTCGCACAATACATGCTGCCTCCCCGGCAATGATAAAGATATTCAGACGGCATACAGTGCCTTGGTGCCGAAGGGGCAGGGCTGTGTCGCGGGCAGCCAGCGCATTTACACCTCGCTCtacgcgctgcgccagtATCTTTGCCTGCCCTGTGATCCCAAAGAGCCCTTGTACCGCTTCGAGAGCGTCAAGGGCGACATGGTGGACGGTGGTCTCGTTCCGCCGTCCACCAACTCCGTTGCTGGGGAGCAGACGTGGCGCATTTGCCGTTCCTTCCTCTACGGCAAGGAGGGCACGCGGAAAGGGCTGTGGGGTCACGATGGCTCTCGCTACGCTGAATGCGGCGTCATCGTGAGCTCCTGCATGTCCACCCCCGTCTTCAACATAACTGCCGCCTCCTTTCAGTCACCGTCGCCCTCGTGCGTAGCGTCGAATGAGCTGATCATTCCGTCTATCACCTTCCGTGGCTCCCCTAACCCGGCACTCGAGATGCTTTCAATGGTAACGCAGAGCATTCCAGACTTTCAAATCGTCATTGTGAACGACAGCGATCCCAACTACGACTACGACAAGACACCGTGCTTCGGCCGTGACGCCACTGCGGCCGTCGCCTCAGCGACGCTGTCAGGGTGggtgtctgcagtggcaCTTGTGCTGTTACTCTGGCTTTGAGGTGGAGCCCCCTGTGTACAAGAAGGCGTGCATTCGGTTTTTCGCGAACCCCACTTTACTAGTCATCAGGCTCACGGTGGAGAAAGGTCTCGCGCCTGGGATATCCCGGTGTGCGATGCGCTGTCAACAACCGTGTACAGGCGGCGGCTGTACCGCCTGTGAAATTGTTTGCATCACTAAAGAGGGCAGGCGAAGACTTGTAGAGTAACTGTATACACTGCCGCGTCCTCTTTTCGATCTTCATTGCTTTTATTTTTTGTATATCATTTTGTGTGCTTTCCTCGGGGGAGGTCTGCGGCGGCCAATGCAAGGTGAATGGTAGTCTTTTGCATATGCTCTGCCTAATGCGAGTGTCTTGGATGACATCACCTTCGCACCGCCGTTCCGTCGGACACCCTCTTCATTGGCTTCCGTCTTGTTCGTCTCCCATCTTCCTCAACTCCGGTGTACAGAggcaaaaacaaaaggcACAGCTTCACGTATGGGCCTCGGTCTGCGTGTCCTCGTCTGCGGTTGCTCGGCATCTGAGTTGagcgacgcgcgcacggcTATCTATAGTAACGCTGAATCTGCTTTCACTGTGCGCTGGAAGGCGTCGCACACGCTTCTTTCCATAGCATCCGTGCAGTGGGAGCATGGCAGCCAACTCTCCTATGATTCTTGGCACGCGACCCCTCACAAGCATCttacccacccacccacccacccccacacacacaaaagcacCTGCTTCGAGACTCCCTTAATTTTGTCGATCGAGTGCCGCAGTTTCGTGTGCTACCTCCGCTCTTTACGCTGCTCAACTTCCTCATCCCTTTCGATTTTTCCCACAGTCAttcgccgctctcgctgtcACTCCTGCCACATATGCCGACAAGGGCACCACAGAGGTTTGCGTGTgaccttttttcttcgctgtTTCGGGTGCCGTGGATGCCGCTATCTGTTGACTCTAGCGCAACCCTTCTTGCAGTTGCGCTAGTCGTTGTGCATATCGTGATTCTCGGCGGCATCTTCGCCCATTTATGGTCGCATGCTCCGAAGAAGCACGTGCAAGCCCCTTTGTCGGCAGAGGAGCGCGTCGCGATTCGTCAAAAGATGCGCAAGAGCCACTGATGGTCTCAGCCTCgtcggtggtgctggcgtgtGTCGCGGTTTTATTGCCGCTGAGAGCCTGCGACAAGAATGGAAGATGGAACGGGTGCTCAAAAAATGATATGCTGACGCGGAGCGAGTCAGCGTGCACTCTGCCACTTCAATGGCATGCTTCGCCACGCACTGATCTTCTCTTCGCCCCGTTGTGATTCCCTGCTCATTTGAGATCTCAAAACGGGTCATTGTAGGCCTTtgcctcctcccaccccacccccactcaTCCACCGCCTTGATGATTGCCCGCGAGGACGGGGGAATCCCTCTTGGGCGACGGCAACAAAAAGAGGCGGAGACACTCGAGCCCACCTGCTCGCTCGAGTCGTGCCACCGAGGGCGCCGGCGGAGGGGTACCGGATCGGTGCGCTCCCCCACGCTAAACCGGGCATTCGCCCGCTAAGCCAGGATCGGTTGATGCGCGGGGGTGGGTCGTGCGGTTCACTTTCCggcttccttctctctcttcttctgctCTCCACTTTGTCGTGAGTGTGTGCCATCCTCCGACCGCGCCCCACTACCTCTTGATTGCATCAGTGAGACAcctcacgcgcacacaatGATAAAGGCGGTAGCGATATGTCGTCTGTTGCGGAGCAGGTGGAGGCTGCGTGGCCCCACAGGCATTGCAAACCCTGACAAGGCGATTGCATGGGGATCAATCAGCGCACGCGGTAGCGGCAGCCAGTATGACCAGGGTATCGCTCCCCACGTGG encodes:
- a CDS encoding putative methyltransferase, which produces MASEEQPRWTRLPIRTRPHRNPLAENDDEHPECPAQFEKRFSEFYPGMANPVVEFVDVGCAFGGMLFSLAAVFPTTCMMGLEIRPKVVSFAQEKALALRQENAASLTQHYRNVWFEQMNVMKFGSNCFTKGQLSRLFFCYPDPHWKRKNIRRRIISPGLVQEYAYWLRHGGLVYTVSDVAELEEWMVRCLDDSPLFRRLAEAELRTPEHKQVLDIVTGASEDAQRTARKGLQKHFAVHMRI